In Fibrobacter sp. UWH6, a single genomic region encodes these proteins:
- a CDS encoding diguanylate cyclase domain-containing protein, whose protein sequence is MKTSIHSKILRLNLSVLLLCAVFVGGFGILCASHFVKDDTQEHLQLISQRESARISARLQNIEQYVKTVSYVVLDGLDDLDELKDTLRQQAFTDYNLNFMRATIHNVNSAVAVYLRYNPKFTPPTSGVFLAKTSKNGNILKQVPTDFSKYDPSDIEHVGWYYVPVISGKPIWMDPYENKNVDIYMISYVMPLVKFGTEVGVVGVDIDFGYLTSEIASISFLESGYAYLENKNGTVIYHPSLSRGSRVPDNFRRVCVKRVLSNGMVLVLEVPASETNMQRDALVAEIMGFTFIILLVFGLISVRMARSITEPLTALTESANQMVAGNIDVSLEFHSDDEVEDLAHNFAAIRKYVKEYMGFVRGVAFKDGLTGVRNKTAFDTFLADLQNKVNMFAVTELGFVSFDVNNLKKVNECSGHDHGDLLLQNACQIICQVFGHSPVFRVGGDEFVAVLQYEDYRNREALLAEMDRKMAATRSEDSAPWDRISIAKGLAVYNCYTNEPLVDAVQRAHDAMYENKRAMKSFG, encoded by the coding sequence ATGAAGACGTCTATTCATAGCAAAATCCTAAGATTAAACCTCTCCGTATTGCTGCTCTGCGCAGTATTCGTGGGAGGTTTTGGCATTTTGTGTGCTAGTCATTTTGTCAAGGACGACACCCAGGAACATCTGCAGTTGATCAGCCAGAGGGAATCAGCCCGCATTTCTGCCAGGTTGCAGAATATCGAGCAGTATGTGAAGACCGTATCTTATGTGGTGTTGGATGGGCTTGATGATTTGGATGAATTGAAGGATACCTTGCGCCAGCAAGCGTTTACGGATTACAACCTGAATTTTATGCGGGCGACCATCCATAACGTGAATAGTGCTGTGGCTGTGTATTTGCGTTATAATCCCAAGTTTACGCCTCCCACTTCTGGGGTTTTTCTGGCCAAGACAAGTAAGAACGGAAACATCCTGAAGCAGGTCCCGACCGATTTTTCAAAGTACGATCCCAGCGACATCGAACATGTGGGTTGGTATTACGTCCCCGTTATTTCGGGTAAACCCATCTGGATGGATCCTTACGAAAATAAGAATGTCGATATTTACATGATATCCTATGTGATGCCCTTGGTCAAGTTCGGAACGGAAGTTGGCGTTGTTGGTGTTGATATCGACTTTGGGTATCTGACTTCAGAAATCGCGAGCATTTCATTCCTTGAGTCTGGATATGCCTACCTGGAAAACAAGAATGGAACTGTAATTTATCATCCGTCTCTGTCGAGAGGTTCTAGGGTTCCTGATAATTTCCGCAGGGTCTGCGTGAAGAGAGTCCTTTCTAATGGGATGGTGCTTGTGCTAGAAGTTCCAGCCTCCGAGACCAATATGCAGCGCGATGCACTGGTTGCCGAAATTATGGGCTTTACTTTTATAATCCTTCTTGTTTTCGGTTTGATTTCTGTACGTATGGCCCGCTCTATTACAGAACCTCTGACGGCGCTGACTGAATCCGCCAATCAAATGGTTGCCGGAAATATTGATGTTTCGCTGGAATTCCATTCTGATGATGAAGTGGAGGATCTTGCCCATAATTTTGCTGCAATCCGAAAGTATGTGAAGGAGTATATGGGTTTTGTAAGGGGCGTGGCCTTTAAGGATGGCCTCACTGGGGTGCGCAATAAAACGGCCTTTGATACTTTTTTGGCAGACCTGCAGAATAAGGTGAACATGTTTGCCGTTACGGAATTGGGCTTTGTCTCGTTTGATGTGAACAACTTGAAAAAGGTAAATGAATGCAGCGGCCATGATCATGGTGATTTGCTCTTGCAGAACGCTTGCCAGATTATTTGCCAGGTGTTTGGCCATAGTCCCGTATTCCGTGTTGGCGGAGACGAATTTGTGGCTGTCCTCCAGTATGAAGACTACAGAAACCGCGAGGCTCTTCTGGCTGAAATGGACCGCAAGATGGCTGCTACCCGTTCCGAAGATTCTGCTCCCTGGGATCGCATCTCTATTGCCAAGGGACTTGCCGTCTATAACTGTTACACGAACGAACCTCTTGTTGATGCGGTGCAGCGTGCCCATGACGCCATGTACGAAAATAAGAGAGCGATGAAAAGTTTCGGTTAA
- a CDS encoding carbohydrate-binding protein, giving the protein MGKLVSVAAFAAVFAVSSFAVTNQFRGTNWADKRDNFVSDVLKLSGMTGTEDYQAAYALSDRVMSQFVEKLGINSLRIPINEPTALKAWSSYKGIIDGILAHGRMLVGYWGPAQPAGPKNMDDWWKMWDTVIKEYGDNPNAYFEIFNEPHMYTKDELRSLYAKWLARYPDVPRDHVLLDGTGLAWNVPEIADDSRFDGCLFAVHEYTFWNMSITTEQGWMNSFKGKVGKYADRTVATEWGGAMGPGDKNGVHYEIMDYNDPNPTNYFMAYIRGMSEQLREWQMGSFYWVGLRDGDWYSMVTRSGEGANTKLEIVNQSGVDRMQYSWTDTVETTPAVQEPFDGIIALPGKIEAENYDKGGNRVSFYDKDASNQGNVYRDDAVDIVGFGCSDSLNTKDCEGYSLGYTQVGEWLEYSVNVGAHDSLVGSARVASGLEGAGFILYIDDKTVTDTVKIPKGGDWVTYSEIEFPVSEIAEGEHVLKLQFTGAYGNVDWVSLGDPNAVVGTRLQFNVATPQNYSVFTVNGNYVGTVYGLSAGIAEQVRGLVKNPGIYVAKPAYGPAVKFNVK; this is encoded by the coding sequence ATGGGGAAATTGGTTTCCGTTGCAGCATTTGCTGCTGTTTTTGCCGTTAGCTCCTTTGCGGTAACGAATCAGTTCCGCGGTACGAACTGGGCTGATAAGCGTGACAATTTCGTCTCCGATGTGCTGAAACTTTCCGGCATGACCGGCACTGAGGACTACCAGGCCGCCTACGCGCTGTCCGACCGCGTCATGAGCCAGTTCGTAGAAAAACTGGGCATCAACAGCCTGCGCATTCCTATTAACGAACCTACCGCTTTAAAGGCCTGGAGCTCCTATAAGGGCATTATCGACGGTATTCTGGCTCACGGTCGTATGCTCGTTGGCTACTGGGGCCCTGCACAGCCCGCCGGCCCCAAGAACATGGATGACTGGTGGAAAATGTGGGATACCGTCATCAAGGAATACGGTGACAATCCCAATGCCTATTTCGAAATTTTCAACGAACCCCACATGTACACCAAGGACGAACTTCGTAGTCTGTACGCAAAGTGGCTGGCTCGTTACCCGGATGTTCCTCGTGACCATGTTTTGCTGGATGGTACGGGCCTTGCATGGAATGTGCCCGAAATCGCCGACGATTCCCGTTTTGATGGATGCCTTTTCGCAGTGCACGAATACACCTTCTGGAACATGAGCATTACTACCGAACAGGGCTGGATGAACAGTTTCAAGGGCAAGGTGGGCAAGTACGCCGACCGCACCGTGGCAACCGAATGGGGTGGCGCTATGGGCCCTGGCGACAAGAACGGCGTTCATTACGAGATCATGGATTACAACGATCCCAATCCCACCAACTACTTCATGGCCTACATTCGCGGTATGTCCGAACAACTTCGTGAATGGCAGATGGGCAGTTTCTACTGGGTTGGCCTCCGCGATGGTGACTGGTACAGTATGGTAACCCGTTCCGGTGAAGGAGCCAATACCAAACTTGAAATCGTGAACCAGTCTGGCGTAGACCGTATGCAGTATTCCTGGACGGATACTGTTGAGACGACTCCTGCCGTTCAAGAACCGTTTGACGGAATCATTGCGTTGCCCGGAAAAATTGAAGCTGAAAATTATGACAAGGGCGGAAACCGTGTTTCCTTCTACGACAAGGATGCTTCAAACCAGGGAAATGTCTATAGGGATGATGCTGTGGATATCGTTGGCTTTGGCTGCTCCGACTCCCTGAATACCAAGGATTGCGAAGGCTATTCCTTGGGCTATACCCAGGTGGGTGAATGGCTGGAATATTCTGTGAACGTTGGAGCCCATGATTCTCTTGTCGGTTCTGCCCGAGTGGCTAGCGGTCTCGAGGGGGCAGGCTTTATCCTGTACATCGACGACAAGACGGTGACCGATACGGTCAAGATTCCCAAGGGCGGAGATTGGGTAACCTATTCCGAAATCGAATTCCCCGTGTCTGAAATCGCCGAAGGGGAACATGTGCTGAAGCTACAGTTTACGGGTGCTTACGGCAATGTGGACTGGGTCAGTCTTGGAGATCCGAATGCGGTTGTCGGAACACGCCTGCAATTTAACGTGGCTACTCCGCAGAACTATTCAGTCTTTACCGTAAATGGAAATTATGTGGGGACTGTGTACGGTTTGTCTGCGGGTATTGCGGAACAGGTTCGCGGGCTTGTGAAAAATCCTGGAATTTATGTGGCGAAACCCGCTTATGGTCCCGCTGTAAAGTTTAATGTGAAGTAG
- a CDS encoding carbohydrate-binding protein: MFGLKKQMGLAAAAMAVAAVTANAHPDSLVLTPPLGWNSWNVFHENINETQIKEVADAMVSSGLRDAGYIYLNLDDNWMDTKRDANGDLQNHPKTFPSGMKALADYIHKKGLKFGVYGDRGKRTCHHYNSNWVSENGSYMHEEQDAKKFAEWGVDYLKYDNCDPAPGSNQEEDYTRMSKALRNSGRDIVFSICAWEYKDWMPKIAHLWRTTFDIGPEWRSTSWYRGVYEIIDANDKYWKIAKPGNWNDPDMLEVDNRNLTYEEQKSQMTMWSIMAAPIMISSDVRKMSDQVKELYLNKDMIAINQDSLGVQGHRISNVDGKQVWTKPLRNGDLAVALLNDNTSTQTIECDFADIGVTGEVEVRDAWQKKDLGKLNHVSVEVPAHGSVLLRLILEPVPREPFKGKAFAIPGKIEMEDFDVSGIGQGNVSYSDGDSENQGNSDYRKGTPVDIYEKTDGRIVIGYNQKGDWLEYTVDVAETGEYTLGAYVASANETSSFKFSVDGTDITEEISVPKGEGDDNYDDYNLVEKKVNLTKGEHILRFTVTSDWMDIDYVQFEGSGTARIGKKVAQSRSAGLVKGERNAYSLTGRNLGRETKKRSNGMYLLR, translated from the coding sequence ATGTTCGGTTTGAAGAAACAGATGGGTCTTGCTGCAGCCGCTATGGCTGTAGCTGCCGTTACTGCAAATGCCCACCCAGATAGTCTGGTGCTTACGCCCCCTCTGGGCTGGAACAGCTGGAACGTATTCCACGAAAACATCAACGAAACCCAGATCAAGGAAGTGGCCGACGCCATGGTTTCTTCTGGCCTTCGCGATGCTGGCTATATCTACCTGAATCTGGACGACAACTGGATGGACACCAAGCGCGACGCCAATGGCGACCTCCAGAACCATCCCAAGACTTTCCCCAGTGGCATGAAGGCTCTGGCCGATTACATTCATAAGAAGGGCCTGAAGTTCGGCGTGTATGGCGACCGCGGTAAACGTACCTGCCATCATTACAACAGCAACTGGGTAAGCGAAAACGGCTCCTACATGCACGAAGAACAGGATGCCAAGAAGTTTGCCGAATGGGGCGTTGACTACCTGAAGTACGATAACTGCGACCCGGCTCCCGGCTCCAACCAGGAAGAAGATTACACCCGTATGTCCAAGGCTCTCCGCAATTCCGGCCGCGACATCGTGTTCAGCATTTGCGCCTGGGAATATAAGGACTGGATGCCGAAAATCGCCCATCTGTGGCGTACCACTTTCGATATTGGCCCCGAATGGAGATCTACCTCCTGGTACCGCGGCGTTTACGAAATTATCGATGCCAATGACAAGTACTGGAAGATTGCAAAGCCGGGTAACTGGAATGACCCGGACATGCTCGAAGTGGATAACAGAAACCTGACTTATGAAGAACAGAAGTCCCAGATGACCATGTGGTCCATTATGGCGGCTCCCATCATGATCAGTTCCGATGTCCGCAAGATGAGCGACCAGGTGAAGGAGCTTTACCTGAACAAGGATATGATTGCCATTAACCAGGATTCCCTGGGCGTGCAGGGACATCGAATTTCTAATGTAGATGGTAAGCAGGTCTGGACCAAGCCCTTGCGCAATGGTGACCTCGCTGTAGCTCTCCTGAATGACAATACCTCTACCCAGACTATCGAATGCGATTTCGCAGATATCGGTGTAACTGGTGAAGTGGAAGTTCGCGATGCCTGGCAGAAGAAGGATTTGGGCAAGCTGAACCATGTCTCTGTTGAAGTTCCTGCCCACGGTTCTGTATTGCTCCGCTTGATTCTTGAACCCGTTCCCCGCGAACCGTTCAAGGGCAAGGCCTTTGCAATCCCCGGCAAGATCGAAATGGAAGATTTTGACGTTAGCGGTATCGGCCAGGGTAACGTTTCCTATAGCGATGGCGATTCCGAAAATCAGGGCAACAGCGATTACCGTAAGGGAACTCCCGTAGACATTTATGAAAAGACTGACGGCCGCATTGTAATTGGTTACAACCAGAAGGGTGATTGGCTCGAATATACAGTTGATGTTGCCGAAACAGGTGAATACACTTTGGGCGCCTATGTGGCTTCTGCCAACGAAACTTCCAGCTTCAAGTTCTCTGTAGACGGTACTGACATTACCGAAGAAATCTCCGTGCCCAAGGGTGAAGGCGATGATAATTACGATGACTACAACCTGGTTGAAAAGAAGGTGAACTTGACCAAGGGCGAACACATTCTCCGCTTTACTGTTACTAGTGACTGGATGGATATTGACTATGTTCAGTTCGAGGGTAGTGGTACAGCTCGCATTGGTAAGAAGGTGGCTCAGAGCCGTTCTGCCGGTCTTGTGAAGGGCGAACGTAACGCCTATTCTCTGACGGGCCGAAATCTGGGCCGCGAAACAAAGAAGCGTTCCAACGGCATGTATCTGCTTCGCTAA
- a CDS encoding carbohydrate binding domain-containing protein: MSGKKFFVAAFAALTVFMGSSFGIPSQNINVNGANRNMLVYAPANIEKDRPLIIQMHGMNQDAPYQHDAAKWEEIADTARFVVVFPNGENKSWDISGDKDVNFLKAIINEMYTKYGIDKKRVYVSGFSMGGMMSYHAANKMSDQIAAIAPVSGYPVGNPAPASKRMMPILHTHGTTDPTVNYNSAVSYLKRWVEYEGCSSNSEKISQYPVGKTTSAASMEKWSGCKENSDIRLISIKDKGHWYSMDLASVNTSDEIWNFVKRFSLDGAVAETPAVPPFVEPTNRDSIYNGGFDSTANAWTLQNHGDGKSVGSVKDGKYVLDISAVGSQPYTVQLIQHNLHLEQGEWYKVSFEAGADADRVLEVNVEQHEDPWDSYLTAVQNFDVSTSMQPLSFYFQMTAATDTNARLSFNAATSTGTLMLDNVSIEKVDENDVPMVPCCETAVHALNLDRNVLRTYEVYGLSGAYLGKIDALNFNEMKSNVLSLVKKSGVYMVRSGSSVKSIQVGR, translated from the coding sequence ATGTCTGGCAAAAAGTTCTTTGTCGCAGCATTTGCTGCGTTGACTGTATTTATGGGAAGTTCCTTTGGGATTCCTTCTCAGAATATCAATGTGAATGGTGCGAACCGTAATATGCTGGTTTACGCACCCGCTAATATCGAAAAAGATCGCCCCCTGATTATTCAGATGCATGGCATGAATCAGGATGCCCCCTACCAGCATGATGCGGCTAAGTGGGAAGAAATCGCGGATACCGCCCGATTTGTGGTGGTGTTCCCTAATGGCGAAAATAAGTCCTGGGATATTTCTGGCGACAAGGATGTGAACTTCCTGAAAGCAATCATCAATGAAATGTATACGAAATACGGAATTGATAAGAAACGCGTATATGTTTCAGGCTTCTCCATGGGCGGCATGATGAGCTATCACGCTGCTAACAAGATGAGCGACCAGATTGCTGCAATTGCTCCCGTGTCCGGCTACCCGGTTGGAAATCCCGCTCCCGCCAGCAAGCGCATGATGCCGATTCTGCATACTCACGGCACGACGGATCCTACGGTGAACTACAACAGCGCTGTTTCCTATTTGAAGCGTTGGGTGGAATACGAAGGCTGTTCCTCCAACTCCGAAAAGATTTCCCAATATCCAGTTGGCAAAACCACTTCTGCAGCCTCCATGGAAAAATGGAGCGGCTGTAAGGAAAATAGCGATATCCGTCTGATTTCCATTAAGGATAAGGGCCATTGGTATTCCATGGATTTGGCCAGCGTCAATACCTCTGACGAAATCTGGAATTTTGTAAAGCGCTTCTCTCTCGACGGAGCGGTAGCGGAAACGCCTGCCGTACCTCCTTTTGTTGAACCCACCAACCGCGACAGCATTTATAATGGTGGTTTCGATTCTACTGCGAATGCATGGACCCTCCAGAATCATGGCGATGGTAAGTCCGTTGGTTCTGTGAAGGATGGCAAGTATGTTCTTGATATTTCCGCTGTCGGGTCGCAGCCTTATACCGTGCAGCTGATCCAGCACAATCTTCATCTTGAACAGGGTGAATGGTACAAGGTCAGTTTTGAGGCCGGTGCCGATGCAGATCGTGTTCTTGAAGTGAACGTGGAACAGCACGAAGATCCTTGGGATAGCTATTTGACCGCGGTCCAGAATTTTGACGTTAGTACTTCCATGCAGCCCCTTTCATTCTATTTCCAGATGACCGCTGCGACGGACACCAATGCCCGCCTAAGCTTTAATGCGGCGACATCTACGGGAACCCTTATGCTGGATAATGTTTCCATTGAAAAGGTTGATGAAAATGATGTGCCCATGGTTCCCTGCTGCGAAACCGCTGTGCATGCGTTGAATTTGGATCGTAATGTTTTACGAACTTATGAAGTCTACGGTTTATCTGGTGCCTACCTTGGAAAGATTGATGCCTTGAATTTCAATGAAATGAAATCGAATGTACTTTCGCTGGTAAAAAAATCTGGCGTGTATATGGTTCGTTCAGGAAGTTCTGTGAAATCGATTCAGGTTGGTCGATAA
- a CDS encoding family 43 glycosylhydrolase, whose amino-acid sequence MGLLKKFFAGAALLGSAVGAFAVTVNNPVIWSDSPDPSIVRVEGNYYMVTTTMHYAPGIPIFKSTDLAQWRTIGYVYETLTNNDNMNLNGGKDAYGKGSWASSIRYREKDGYYYVLTPSYTTNKTHLYKTKDIEGGPWSEVQLPFYHDPSLFFDDDGTAWVFYGSGDQISYVQLNDDASGVKAGGKSGKVGGVSVNKITGKGDRDYYVQQEGSHMEKVNGEYYLFTISWPAGACRTEIVYRSKNLLDGFTGRIFLQDNGVAQGGIFDTPDGKWYALLFRDSGPIGRISHLVPTVWKDGWPEPEGGSKKAPATLDLPSEVEPGYGMVTSDDFDGDELPLEWQWNHNPDNSKWKLADGKLRITTGRTDARITSVKNMLTQRTFGPKCVGRTLVDGSNMNDGDVAGLAAWQDNKGMVAITKESGSYKVVMYSGTKDGEKREASENLSGSKVYLRVDFDIPIDKGTASFYYSEDGSSWKKIGTNVSLSFDLHMFVGNRFGLFNWATKTAGGSVDFDWFKIGVDANDEIYLDGAGAEPIPQTAHNATQTPWALPGQIEAEDFDDPGKGKGGPSYSDKDSENRACTGDKVSECSDYRKDTGVDLYKKSGDRIVVGYIQKDEWLEYTINVTKAGDYTLFAAVASDGGSSFKLSLDGKDLTEDIAVPAAKKDGDSEEQNFDDYNKVNANVVLPAGEHILRFTATADWFDIDYFNFAEGKDATDPAPIGTTSIRDIRMVVGGQQNYRVFNLNGNLLGIVNSNGADIVNVTRDFVKQSGMYIVKPVRGGLVHKISVTK is encoded by the coding sequence ATGGGATTGTTAAAGAAGTTTTTTGCCGGAGCAGCTTTGCTCGGTTCTGCAGTTGGCGCCTTTGCCGTCACTGTTAATAATCCGGTGATCTGGTCCGATTCTCCGGACCCTTCCATTGTACGCGTCGAGGGCAACTACTACATGGTGACGACCACCATGCATTACGCTCCGGGCATTCCCATTTTCAAGAGCACCGATTTGGCTCAGTGGCGCACTATTGGTTATGTGTACGAAACCCTGACCAATAACGACAACATGAATTTGAACGGCGGTAAGGATGCCTATGGTAAGGGCTCCTGGGCTTCTAGCATCCGCTATCGAGAGAAGGACGGTTACTATTACGTCCTGACTCCGTCTTATACCACCAACAAGACTCACCTTTACAAGACCAAGGATATCGAAGGCGGCCCCTGGAGCGAAGTCCAGCTGCCCTTCTATCACGATCCCTCTCTGTTCTTCGATGATGACGGCACGGCCTGGGTTTTCTACGGTTCTGGCGATCAGATTAGCTATGTGCAGCTGAACGACGATGCGTCTGGCGTAAAGGCTGGCGGCAAGAGCGGCAAGGTTGGTGGCGTTAGTGTCAACAAGATTACCGGCAAGGGCGATCGCGATTACTATGTGCAGCAGGAAGGCTCTCACATGGAAAAGGTGAACGGTGAATACTACCTGTTTACTATTTCTTGGCCCGCAGGCGCTTGCCGTACTGAAATTGTTTATCGTTCCAAGAACCTTTTGGATGGCTTTACCGGCCGAATCTTCTTGCAGGATAATGGCGTAGCCCAGGGCGGTATTTTTGATACTCCCGATGGCAAGTGGTATGCGCTCCTGTTCCGCGATTCTGGTCCTATTGGCCGTATTTCTCACCTGGTTCCCACGGTGTGGAAGGATGGTTGGCCGGAACCTGAAGGCGGTTCCAAGAAGGCTCCCGCAACTTTGGATTTGCCTAGCGAAGTGGAACCGGGTTACGGCATGGTCACTTCCGATGACTTTGATGGCGACGAACTTCCGCTGGAATGGCAGTGGAACCACAATCCGGATAACTCCAAGTGGAAACTGGCTGATGGCAAGCTCCGCATTACCACTGGCCGTACCGATGCCCGCATTACCAGCGTCAAGAATATGCTGACTCAGCGTACCTTTGGCCCCAAGTGCGTTGGCCGTACCTTGGTGGATGGCTCTAATATGAATGATGGCGATGTTGCCGGTCTTGCTGCTTGGCAGGACAACAAGGGCATGGTGGCCATTACGAAGGAAAGTGGCAGCTATAAGGTTGTCATGTACAGCGGCACCAAGGATGGTGAAAAGCGCGAGGCTTCTGAAAATCTTTCTGGCTCCAAGGTTTACCTCCGCGTCGATTTTGACATTCCTATCGATAAGGGCACAGCCTCCTTCTACTACAGCGAAGATGGCAGTTCTTGGAAGAAGATCGGTACTAATGTAAGCTTGAGCTTCGATTTGCACATGTTCGTGGGTAATCGTTTTGGCTTGTTCAACTGGGCAACAAAAACCGCTGGCGGATCTGTTGACTTTGACTGGTTCAAGATTGGTGTAGACGCAAATGATGAAATCTACCTGGATGGTGCCGGCGCAGAACCTATTCCCCAGACGGCACACAATGCAACCCAGACTCCGTGGGCACTTCCTGGCCAGATCGAAGCTGAAGACTTTGACGATCCGGGTAAGGGCAAGGGCGGTCCGTCTTACAGCGACAAGGATTCCGAAAATCGTGCCTGCACTGGTGACAAGGTTAGCGAATGCTCCGATTACCGTAAGGATACTGGCGTAGATCTGTACAAGAAATCTGGCGACCGCATTGTGGTTGGCTATATCCAGAAGGATGAATGGCTGGAATATACCATCAATGTTACAAAGGCTGGTGACTATACTTTGTTTGCCGCAGTCGCTTCCGATGGTGGCTCCAGCTTCAAGCTTTCTCTGGATGGTAAGGATCTTACTGAAGACATCGCTGTTCCTGCTGCAAAGAAAGACGGTGATAGCGAAGAACAGAACTTTGATGATTACAACAAGGTGAATGCCAATGTGGTCCTGCCTGCCGGTGAACATATCCTGCGCTTTACCGCCACCGCAGACTGGTTCGACATTGACTACTTTAACTTTGCCGAAGGTAAGGACGCAACGGATCCCGCTCCTATTGGCACCACCTCCATCAGGGACATTCGCATGGTGGTTGGCGGTCAGCAGAACTACCGCGTGTTTAACCTGAACGGAAACTTGCTGGGAATCGTGAACAGCAATGGCGCCGATATCGTGAACGTTACCCGCGATTTTGTAAAGCAGAGCGGCATGTATATCGTAAAGCCAGTCCGTGGTGGCCTGGTTCACAAGATTTCCGTGACCAAGTAA
- a CDS encoding sialate O-acetylesterase: MNTIKSKFMKAALGVLAVAGCAFAAPNPNFHIYIAYGQSNMSGNGEIVPSVDQAQEPKNFIMLASHTANASSRTGSTTQSIKTGEWYPAIPPMFHAFEQLSPADYFGRAMVDSLPGVTVGIIPVAIGAVSIRAFDKDQYQAYFNGDGKDIKSWGWPKDYDNNPPGRILELAKKAKEVGVIKGFIFHQGESDGTDDNWRKTVYKTYKDIIDALDLDENEVPFVAGELLQEGNNCCSSKNGGIALLKNNFKKFGLASSKGLKGNGKDVYHFGREGVIELGKRYCSEMLKLIDKTIDPNAPAVDLVDPSKSTVADEPPEEYGPYADPIEIPGKLQAENYNKGGAGKAYYDLSKGNEGGKLRKDDVDIYQPDKGMAIGHCQKGEWLKYTVNVAADGEYEISARIAGENSTGSFVLYMDEKQIGTEMVNEGLGFSEESYTTVKGGTATLTAGEHELKLEITNDWIDIDYVEFVKVGGSEEDPTAIRLGVKSNQQVDMSKAQYFDMQGNRVSKSATKKQGVYLVSVPGEKNFIMRVEK, from the coding sequence ATGAATACAATTAAGTCTAAATTTATGAAGGCGGCGCTGGGTGTATTGGCTGTTGCCGGTTGTGCTTTTGCTGCACCCAATCCGAATTTCCATATTTATATTGCCTATGGCCAGTCCAATATGTCGGGTAACGGTGAAATCGTTCCGTCTGTGGATCAGGCTCAGGAACCCAAGAACTTTATTATGCTGGCTTCTCACACGGCAAATGCCAGCAGCCGTACTGGTTCCACAACCCAGTCTATCAAGACCGGAGAATGGTATCCGGCAATTCCCCCCATGTTCCACGCGTTTGAACAGCTTTCCCCCGCTGACTACTTTGGCCGCGCCATGGTGGACTCCCTGCCGGGTGTGACCGTGGGCATTATTCCTGTGGCTATCGGTGCTGTCAGTATCCGCGCATTTGACAAGGATCAGTATCAGGCTTATTTTAACGGCGATGGTAAGGACATTAAGTCTTGGGGCTGGCCCAAGGATTACGACAACAATCCTCCGGGACGTATTCTGGAACTTGCCAAGAAGGCCAAGGAAGTGGGTGTCATCAAGGGGTTCATCTTCCATCAGGGTGAATCTGACGGTACTGATGATAACTGGCGTAAGACTGTTTACAAGACCTACAAGGACATTATCGACGCTCTCGATCTGGACGAAAACGAAGTTCCTTTCGTGGCTGGTGAATTGCTCCAGGAAGGTAACAACTGCTGTTCCAGCAAGAACGGCGGCATTGCTCTGCTGAAGAACAACTTCAAGAAGTTTGGTTTGGCGTCTTCCAAGGGCTTGAAGGGTAACGGCAAGGATGTTTACCATTTCGGACGCGAAGGTGTCATTGAACTGGGCAAGCGTTACTGCTCCGAAATGCTGAAGCTGATCGACAAGACTATTGACCCCAACGCACCCGCCGTGGATCTGGTTGACCCCAGCAAGTCTACAGTGGCTGATGAACCCCCTGAAGAATATGGCCCCTATGCAGATCCTATTGAAATTCCGGGTAAGCTTCAGGCCGAAAACTACAACAAGGGCGGCGCCGGAAAAGCTTACTATGACTTGAGCAAGGGCAACGAAGGTGGCAAGCTCCGTAAGGATGACGTGGATATTTACCAGCCGGATAAGGGTATGGCTATCGGTCATTGCCAGAAGGGCGAATGGCTCAAGTATACCGTGAACGTGGCTGCTGATGGTGAATACGAAATTTCTGCAAGAATCGCTGGCGAAAACAGCACTGGCAGCTTTGTCCTCTACATGGATGAAAAGCAGATCGGTACTGAAATGGTCAACGAGGGCTTGGGCTTTAGCGAAGAAAGCTACACGACTGTGAAGGGCGGCACCGCAACTCTCACCGCTGGTGAACATGAGCTGAAACTGGAAATCACCAACGACTGGATTGACATCGACTATGTGGAATTTGTCAAGGTGGGCGGTTCTGAAGAAGATCCCACGGCAATCCGTTTGGGTGTGAAGTCCAATCAGCAGGTGGATATGTCCAAGGCCCAGTACTTCGATATGCAGGGCAATCGCGTAAGCAAGTCTGCTACCAAGAAGCAGGGCGTTTACCTGGTCAGTGTCCCCGGCGAAAAGAACTTCATTATGCGAGTTGAAAAATAA